A single genomic interval of Adhaeribacter pallidiroseus harbors:
- a CDS encoding CPBP family intramembrane glutamic endopeptidase, giving the protein MFALGNALYTNTIHNWYVYIGKSYKLATDLNAHDKFIYFLIYATTGMCFSPIGEELFFRGIVHSSFSASLGENKATVMDSLAFAFTHLAHFGIVYIAGRWQFLLIPSVLWVLGMFITSLVFIQCRKKTGSIMGAIASHAGFNLAMIYFIFYHL; this is encoded by the coding sequence ATGTTTGCTTTAGGCAATGCATTATACACCAATACTATCCATAATTGGTACGTGTATATTGGAAAGTCATACAAACTGGCTACAGACTTAAATGCGCATGATAAATTCATTTATTTCCTGATTTATGCTACCACCGGAATGTGCTTTAGCCCGATAGGGGAAGAATTGTTTTTTAGGGGAATTGTGCATTCCAGTTTCAGCGCCAGTTTAGGAGAGAATAAAGCAACTGTAATGGACAGCCTGGCATTTGCCTTCACGCATTTAGCTCATTTTGGAATAGTATACATAGCTGGCAGGTGGCAATTTTTGTTAATTCCCTCTGTACTTTGGGTTTTAGGAATGTTTATCACCAGTTTGGTTTTTATCCAGTGCCGAAAAAAAACAGGCTCTATAATGGGTGCCATTGCTAGCCACGCAGGTTTTAACCTGGCTATGATTTATTTCATTTTTTATCATTTGTAA
- a CDS encoding VOC family protein, translated as MNFIKLVPNIFYKNISGGLKTFVNCLEFTVGYEELSAEQPFCVVEKGDLRINLFQNQQLAAEHHPEFRLVTDNIEEVYEKIKAKYPELLHPNLNGITLRPWGAKEFALMDEQIGIIIQQW; from the coding sequence ATGAATTTCATTAAACTGGTTCCCAACATATTTTACAAGAACATAAGCGGTGGTCTGAAAACTTTTGTTAACTGCCTGGAATTTACGGTAGGCTACGAGGAATTAAGTGCTGAACAACCTTTTTGTGTAGTGGAGAAAGGTGACTTGCGCATTAATTTATTCCAAAACCAGCAACTAGCGGCGGAACACCATCCTGAATTCAGGCTGGTGACGGATAATATTGAGGAGGTATACGAAAAAATAAAGGCTAAATACCCCGAATTGCTGCATCCGAATCTGAATGGAATTACGTTACGGCCTTGGGGCGCTAAAGAATTTGCTTTGATGGACGAGCAAATAGGAATAATCATCCAGCAATGGTAA
- a CDS encoding VOC family protein, whose amino-acid sequence MKKIKTSIQPWLSVRNSAKALKFYQEAFGALETYRLDSPDGGLVLGLSIDGAAFWVSGHSADTTEDLPTNSVGDSIKFILTVDNPDLVFSQALRAGAEEIFPVGEDFGWRLGKVADPFGFHWEIGKQL is encoded by the coding sequence ATGAAAAAAATAAAAACCTCTATTCAGCCCTGGCTTTCCGTCCGGAATAGTGCCAAAGCTTTAAAATTTTATCAGGAAGCATTCGGAGCCCTAGAAACGTATCGCCTGGACTCACCAGATGGAGGTCTTGTATTAGGACTTTCTATAGATGGTGCTGCTTTTTGGGTAAGTGGGCACTCTGCAGATACCACCGAGGATTTGCCAACAAACTCCGTTGGTGATTCAATTAAATTTATTTTAACGGTTGATAACCCGGATCTGGTTTTTAGCCAAGCCCTTCGGGCAGGAGCCGAAGAAATCTTTCCGGTTGGGGAGGACTTTGGGTGGAGATTAGGAAAAGTTGCTGACCCTTTTGGTTTTCATTGGGAAATAGGAAAACAATTGTAA
- a CDS encoding ABC transporter permease, translating to MLYHYVIIAYRALRRYKLFSLINIMGLAMGMAAFLLILQYVRYELSYDTFHEKSKQIYRVGTTFYREGTPTEYAGSFLGLGPALKAEFPEVQAFTRLSFRRSVVSYQNHSFTEPNLFFVDPGFLAIFSLPLQPGSKQTLAAPNEVILSQSMARKYFGSEDPLGKIITLKSKLYSQNVTVTGVFADLPANSHLALDFLVSVPTLASHLGPDRLNGWDSLDHLTYILLAPGADIKNLKIKLPAFIDKYLGKIWGAESGLGVGPNRTAFALQPLRDIHLHSTVKNEAEASGSYAVVQLLLFVAIFILLLALINYVNLATARAMERAKEVAVRKVIGALRRQLTTQFFVEAVLLNLAGVVLAFTLVQVAGPWLNALVAKPFYVFSWSDYALWLSYAGILALSSFLSGLYPALVLSGYQPAPALKGKGHAAARTFSLRKGLITLQFVVAVLLLSGTYAVYRQMQFMRAYHLGMNLDQLLVVKVPQQKVADSVFSKNTNFFKNQLLSLPAVSRATLSSSVPNTDMYSTLGAVGPLGSKPADIGFSFNHIYTDADFIPAYGMQILAGRNFSKDFSTDKNNLILSEAAIKILGFKNPAAALNQKIEYEGEKQIIGVIKDFHQYSVAQEIAPVILELRFTDQKYFSAKVNPGQISQTIAAVEHQYEQLYPGYPFEYFFMDAHFAKQYEADQRFGRLFSLFSGLAVFIACLGLFGLVSYATVQRSKEIGVRKVLGATVASILTLLAKDFLKLVLLANLVAWPVAWWLIHEWLANYARHIPINTSFFLFPAVAIVLFALFTISYQAIKAALANPVEALRNE from the coding sequence ATGCTGTATCATTATGTTATAATAGCGTACCGGGCGTTGCGGCGTTATAAGCTATTTTCTTTGATTAATATAATGGGCCTGGCAATGGGCATGGCCGCTTTTTTACTGATTTTACAGTACGTCCGGTACGAATTAAGCTACGATACTTTTCACGAAAAAAGCAAACAGATTTACCGGGTGGGCACTACCTTTTACCGCGAAGGAACACCCACGGAGTATGCCGGTTCTTTCTTAGGTTTGGGGCCCGCCTTAAAAGCCGAATTTCCGGAAGTACAGGCGTTTACCCGTTTAAGTTTCCGGCGGAGCGTGGTTTCTTACCAGAATCATTCCTTTACCGAACCTAATTTATTTTTTGTGGATCCGGGCTTTTTAGCCATATTTTCCTTGCCATTGCAACCCGGCAGCAAACAAACCCTGGCGGCTCCCAACGAAGTTATTTTGTCGCAGTCGATGGCCCGCAAATACTTTGGGTCGGAGGATCCGTTAGGCAAAATTATTACCTTAAAAAGTAAGCTTTATAGTCAAAATGTAACGGTTACCGGCGTATTTGCCGATCTGCCGGCCAACTCGCATCTTGCCCTGGATTTCCTGGTTTCCGTGCCTACCTTGGCGAGCCATTTGGGCCCGGACCGGTTAAACGGCTGGGATAGCCTGGACCATTTAACCTACATTCTGCTGGCGCCGGGAGCCGATATAAAAAATTTAAAAATAAAGCTGCCGGCGTTTATTGATAAGTACCTGGGCAAAATATGGGGCGCCGAATCCGGCTTAGGAGTGGGCCCGAACCGGACTGCTTTTGCACTGCAGCCCCTACGGGATATTCATTTGCATTCTACCGTTAAGAACGAGGCCGAAGCCAGCGGCAGTTATGCGGTAGTGCAGCTTTTATTGTTTGTAGCGATTTTTATTTTGCTGTTGGCTTTAATTAACTACGTGAACCTGGCTACGGCCCGGGCCATGGAGCGGGCCAAAGAAGTAGCCGTCCGGAAAGTAATTGGGGCGCTCCGGCGGCAGTTAACTACGCAGTTTTTTGTGGAGGCGGTATTGCTGAACCTGGCCGGCGTAGTACTGGCGTTTACCTTAGTGCAGGTAGCAGGACCTTGGTTGAATGCCCTAGTGGCCAAGCCCTTTTATGTGTTTAGCTGGTCAGATTATGCGCTGTGGCTTTCCTATGCCGGTATATTGGCGTTGAGTTCTTTTTTATCGGGCCTTTATCCGGCTTTGGTGTTATCGGGTTATCAGCCGGCGCCGGCCTTAAAAGGAAAAGGACATGCCGCCGCCCGTACTTTTTCGCTCCGCAAAGGATTAATTACGCTGCAATTTGTGGTAGCCGTTTTACTCTTATCCGGCACGTACGCGGTGTACCGGCAAATGCAATTTATGCGCGCATACCATTTAGGCATGAACCTGGACCAGCTCCTGGTAGTAAAAGTGCCCCAGCAAAAAGTAGCGGATTCTGTTTTTAGTAAAAACACCAATTTTTTTAAAAATCAATTGCTTTCATTGCCCGCAGTATCCCGGGCTACCCTTTCTTCATCGGTGCCTAACACCGACATGTACAGTACTCTGGGCGCTGTGGGCCCTTTGGGTAGCAAACCCGCCGATATTGGATTTTCTTTTAATCACATTTACACCGATGCCGATTTTATTCCGGCTTACGGCATGCAAATTTTGGCCGGCCGTAATTTTTCAAAAGATTTTAGTACTGATAAAAACAACTTAATCTTAAGCGAAGCGGCGATTAAAATTCTTGGTTTTAAAAATCCAGCGGCCGCCTTAAACCAGAAAATAGAATACGAGGGAGAAAAACAAATCATTGGCGTTATTAAAGATTTTCACCAGTATTCAGTGGCGCAGGAGATTGCCCCGGTTATTCTGGAACTCCGCTTCACCGACCAAAAATACTTCTCCGCTAAAGTAAACCCCGGCCAAATCAGCCAGACCATTGCGGCAGTAGAACACCAGTACGAACAGCTGTACCCGGGCTACCCGTTTGAGTATTTTTTTATGGATGCGCATTTTGCCAAACAGTACGAAGCCGACCAACGATTTGGCCGGTTGTTTAGCTTATTTTCCGGCTTGGCGGTTTTTATTGCTTGTTTGGGTTTGTTTGGCCTGGTTTCGTACGCTACCGTGCAACGAAGTAAAGAAATTGGTGTACGCAAAGTGCTGGGAGCAACCGTAGCTTCTATTTTAACTTTGCTGGCCAAAGACTTCCTGAAACTGGTGCTGCTGGCCAACTTGGTGGCCTGGCCCGTAGCTTGGTGGCTGATCCACGAGTGGCTCGCCAACTATGCCCGGCACATACCCATTAATACCAGCTTTTTTCTATTTCCGGCCGTGGCCATTGTTTTGTTTGCCTTGTTTACCATCAGTTACCAGGCCATAAAAGCCGCCCTGGCAAATCCAGTGGAGGCGCTGCGGAATGAGTAA
- a CDS encoding pentapeptide repeat-containing protein translates to MKNVVYAFLLIIIVSGGVAAQTNVAASEVMAQINRGQAVSYKNVEITGDLNLTQLNNKQLKEQPEEMQPNKVFISTVTAPLNFTNCTFTGKVLAYFNPDQGRINLNNNGDSEVYSTNFAKEVRFNNCTFQQDAIFKYSEFKQEVSFAGSHFNDEAFFKYTKFAQAPDFGRVKFTDNAVFKYVHFPAGTNFSQAVFTGDADFKYAKFWGQSNLERTQFNGFANFKYTEFSDDVKVQGLAFNGGKDFKYTQIGGKKFNDAFLEKK, encoded by the coding sequence ATGAAAAATGTAGTGTATGCCTTCTTGTTGATTATTATTGTTTCGGGCGGCGTAGCAGCCCAAACCAATGTGGCCGCTTCCGAAGTAATGGCGCAAATAAACCGCGGGCAGGCCGTTAGCTATAAAAACGTGGAAATTACCGGCGACCTGAACCTGACACAACTAAACAACAAACAGCTGAAAGAGCAGCCGGAAGAGATGCAGCCGAACAAAGTATTCATTAGTACGGTTACGGCTCCGCTTAATTTTACGAATTGTACCTTTACGGGCAAAGTACTAGCTTACTTTAACCCAGACCAGGGTAGAATAAATTTAAATAATAACGGCGATAGCGAGGTTTACAGTACTAATTTCGCCAAAGAAGTACGCTTTAACAACTGCACTTTTCAGCAGGATGCTATTTTTAAATATTCGGAGTTTAAGCAAGAAGTTTCATTTGCCGGTAGCCACTTTAACGACGAAGCTTTTTTTAAGTACACTAAATTTGCGCAAGCCCCGGATTTTGGCCGAGTAAAGTTTACGGATAACGCCGTTTTTAAATACGTGCATTTTCCGGCGGGTACCAATTTCAGTCAGGCCGTTTTTACCGGGGATGCTGATTTTAAGTACGCTAAATTTTGGGGCCAAAGCAATTTAGAACGGACGCAGTTTAACGGCTTTGCTAATTTTAAGTACACCGAATTTTCCGACGACGTGAAAGTGCAAGGTTTGGCTTTTAACGGCGGTAAAGATTTCAAATACACCCAAATAGGCGGCAAGAAATTCAACGATGCTTTTCTGGAGAAAAAGTAA
- a CDS encoding ABC transporter permease — protein sequence MLRNYFKIAWRNMRRHRGFTFINLFGLAVGLTCCLLIALYIRQELSYDTYHQHADRIYRVTRNFSDPDGNVNLHLASVAPPFGPLLKNDFPDIQQIARTLQTNTLLAVNQERVFNEQEVFFAEPEFFKIFTVPVQQGNPDKALAEPYAIMLTEKMAKKYFPEQNPMGQVLRLNNQFNVKVAGVYESFPVNSHLHPDFLVSFTTLEDSTIYGKQNLLTNWGNNSFTTYLLLPPNYPVKNLEAQFPAFLDRHMTDNPGNAVKPSSWTKLFLQKLTDIHLRSHLDSELEPNGNITNVYLFSAVALFILLIACINFMNLSTARSSLRAKEIGLRKVMGATQSTLIRQFLSESTLFALLAVVLAVAFTGLFLPLLSKFIGQEISFGLGNTWWLVLALVGLALLVGLLAGSYPALFLSSFQPVKVLKGKLTIGRNSVSLRKTLVVLQFAISVILLVCTAVVYKQLHFLRNQTLGFNKEHVVTVNFPNELAEPYNAFRNEVLATGQVAAAARSVGVPSDRLLNSMGTVRIQKEDSLAPSPVSFQYLAIDDAFVNTYQLKVVAGRNFNPREYLTDDSLAFLLNEAGVKMLGFTNPQEALGRNIEYGNRKGKLVGVLQDAHFESLHQKIKPLIFFMPTSDGYNNLSFKLPGNQLPAGLAHLQATWQKLLPHRPLEYTFLDEKFGRLYATEQQLGTLFTIFSGIAILIACLGLFGLASFAMEQRAKEISIRKVLGASVTGIVTLLSRDFLKLVLLANLLAWPIAWYGMHHWLQDFAYRTSLSAWTFGLATVLALLIALLTVSFHALKAASSNPVNALRNE from the coding sequence ATGCTCCGTAATTATTTTAAAATTGCCTGGCGCAACATGCGGCGGCACCGTGGCTTTACTTTTATAAATTTATTTGGTTTAGCCGTTGGCCTTACCTGTTGTTTGCTCATTGCCTTGTACATCCGGCAAGAGCTAAGCTACGATACTTACCACCAACATGCCGACCGCATTTACCGGGTTACCCGCAATTTCTCCGACCCGGATGGTAACGTAAACTTACATTTGGCGAGCGTAGCGCCTCCCTTTGGGCCTCTGTTAAAAAACGATTTTCCGGATATCCAGCAAATCGCCCGTACTTTGCAAACCAACACGTTATTAGCGGTAAACCAGGAGCGGGTATTTAACGAGCAGGAGGTTTTCTTCGCAGAGCCGGAATTTTTTAAAATTTTCACGGTGCCGGTGCAACAAGGCAACCCCGACAAAGCGCTAGCGGAGCCTTATGCTATTATGCTCACCGAAAAAATGGCGAAGAAATATTTTCCGGAGCAAAATCCCATGGGGCAGGTATTGCGCCTGAACAACCAGTTTAACGTGAAAGTAGCCGGCGTGTACGAATCGTTTCCGGTAAATTCACATTTGCACCCCGACTTTCTGGTTTCGTTTACCACCTTGGAAGACAGCACCATTTACGGTAAACAAAACTTACTTACCAATTGGGGCAATAATTCTTTTACCACTTATTTGCTCCTGCCGCCAAATTATCCGGTCAAAAACCTGGAAGCCCAGTTCCCCGCTTTTCTCGATCGCCACATGACCGACAACCCGGGTAATGCCGTAAAACCCTCGTCCTGGACTAAGCTGTTTTTACAAAAACTCACCGATATTCACCTGCGCTCGCACCTCGATTCCGAACTGGAGCCCAACGGCAACATTACCAACGTGTACTTGTTCTCGGCGGTGGCCTTGTTTATTTTATTGATTGCGTGCATTAATTTTATGAATTTATCTACGGCCCGTTCGTCGTTACGGGCTAAAGAAATTGGCCTGCGTAAAGTAATGGGCGCTACCCAATCTACCTTAATCCGGCAGTTTTTGAGCGAATCTACGTTATTTGCCTTACTGGCGGTGGTATTGGCGGTAGCCTTTACGGGGTTGTTTTTACCGCTCCTGAGTAAATTTATTGGCCAGGAAATAAGCTTTGGCTTAGGTAATACCTGGTGGCTGGTTTTAGCGCTGGTGGGGCTGGCCTTGTTGGTGGGGCTGTTGGCGGGTTCGTACCCGGCTTTGTTTTTATCATCGTTTCAGCCGGTAAAAGTACTCAAAGGCAAACTTACTATTGGCCGCAATTCGGTATCGCTGCGTAAAACGCTGGTAGTGCTGCAATTTGCTATCTCGGTGATTTTATTGGTATGCACGGCGGTGGTATACAAGCAATTGCACTTTTTACGCAACCAAACCTTGGGGTTTAACAAAGAGCATGTGGTTACGGTAAATTTTCCGAACGAGCTGGCCGAGCCTTATAATGCTTTCCGGAACGAAGTACTGGCCACGGGCCAGGTTGCTGCCGCGGCCCGTTCCGTGGGAGTTCCCTCCGACCGCTTGCTAAATTCCATGGGTACCGTCCGGATTCAGAAAGAAGATTCCCTGGCTCCCTCGCCGGTTTCTTTTCAGTACTTAGCCATAGATGATGCTTTTGTAAATACTTACCAGTTAAAAGTTGTAGCGGGTCGTAATTTTAATCCTCGGGAATACCTCACCGATGATTCTCTGGCTTTTTTGCTGAATGAAGCCGGCGTTAAAATGCTGGGCTTTACCAACCCCCAGGAAGCCCTGGGCCGGAACATCGAATACGGCAACCGCAAAGGAAAACTGGTAGGCGTGCTACAAGACGCGCATTTTGAATCGTTGCACCAAAAAATCAAACCTTTAATCTTTTTTATGCCCACTAGCGACGGCTACAACAATCTTTCCTTTAAATTACCGGGCAACCAATTACCAGCCGGTCTGGCGCACCTGCAAGCTACCTGGCAGAAACTGCTACCGCACCGCCCCTTAGAATATACTTTCCTGGACGAAAAGTTTGGCCGCTTGTACGCCACCGAACAGCAGTTGGGCACTTTGTTTACTATTTTTTCCGGCATTGCCATTTTAATTGCCTGCCTGGGCTTGTTTGGTTTGGCTTCTTTCGCCATGGAGCAACGCGCCAAAGAAATCAGCATTCGTAAAGTACTAGGCGCTTCGGTAACGGGCATTGTTACGCTGCTGTCGCGCGATTTTTTAAAATTAGTGCTGCTCGCGAACCTGCTGGCCTGGCCAATTGCTTGGTACGGCATGCATCACTGGCTCCAGGATTTTGCGTACCGCACCTCCTTATCGGCCTGGACTTTTGGTTTGGCTACGGTGCTGGCCCTGTTAATTGCTTTGTTAACGGTTTCGTTTCACGCCTTAAAAGCAGCCTCCAGCAACCCGGTAAATGCTTTGCGGAATGAGTAA
- a CDS encoding TolC family protein, whose amino-acid sequence MSKLVTFTLVFLLLCSTGRLAAQTPRVWSLDSCINQAIAQNIQVKQSELNLQASRVINAQAKAAFLPISQFTGSHSYNTGRSIDPFTNQPTTEQIQSNNFALSADLILFNGGQLQHRLQQSNLGLKASRYELEQTRQTIALNVTLAYLQVLFSQELLTIAENQLKNTNLQVERSKHLVDAGALANSTLADLEVQATQDELQQVTAATDLKTARLNLLQLLNLPATTAFTIQPLATEVPATNPYAQSTAELVALAEKMQPGIIGADLRVKSANRGVRAARASLLPMLSLGGYIGSNYSSAVPTSRFVADGTGSTTREVPSETDFVLINGTRTPIINTKTEPNGAMENFYYFDQLQFNMRKSIGLNLSIPILNSWQNRARLSNALITEKTAEYAAENVRLQLRQNIELAHNNLEAAQIRYKTATRQVNASKVAYDAAQKRFESGSVHYVDLNLAKTNYDKALSNQVQAKYDYLFRERVLNFYLQDTAAK is encoded by the coding sequence ATGTCTAAACTTGTAACATTTACTCTGGTTTTTTTACTGCTCTGCTCTACCGGAAGATTGGCTGCGCAAACTCCCCGCGTATGGTCTTTAGATTCGTGCATTAACCAGGCGATTGCGCAAAATATTCAGGTAAAACAAAGCGAATTAAATTTACAGGCCAGCCGGGTAATTAACGCGCAGGCCAAAGCCGCCTTTTTACCAATCAGTCAGTTTACCGGTTCACATTCCTATAATACCGGCCGGTCCATTGACCCATTTACCAACCAACCGACCACCGAACAAATTCAATCCAATAATTTTGCGCTGTCCGCCGATTTAATTTTGTTTAACGGCGGGCAGTTGCAACACCGGTTGCAGCAAAGTAATCTGGGCTTAAAAGCCAGCCGCTACGAACTAGAGCAAACCCGGCAAACCATTGCTTTAAACGTAACGCTGGCCTATCTTCAGGTATTGTTCAGTCAGGAGCTACTAACCATTGCGGAGAACCAGTTGAAAAATACCAATTTACAGGTAGAGCGTTCTAAACACCTGGTAGATGCCGGCGCGCTGGCCAACTCTACCCTCGCCGATTTAGAAGTGCAAGCTACCCAGGACGAGTTGCAGCAGGTAACCGCCGCTACCGATTTAAAAACGGCCCGGCTTAATTTATTGCAGTTGCTGAACTTACCGGCCACTACGGCGTTTACTATTCAGCCTTTGGCAACCGAAGTACCCGCTACTAACCCTTATGCCCAAAGTACTGCCGAGCTGGTAGCCCTTGCCGAAAAAATGCAACCCGGTATTATTGGCGCCGACTTACGGGTAAAAAGCGCGAACAGAGGGGTACGGGCCGCGCGCGCGAGTTTATTGCCAATGTTAAGTTTGGGCGGTTATATTGGTAGTAATTATTCCAGTGCGGTACCAACCTCCCGGTTTGTGGCCGATGGCACCGGCTCCACCACCCGCGAAGTACCTTCCGAAACGGATTTCGTGTTAATCAACGGAACGCGCACGCCTATTATCAACACGAAAACCGAACCGAACGGCGCCATGGAAAACTTTTACTATTTCGACCAGTTGCAATTTAACATGCGCAAGAGCATCGGCCTTAATTTAAGTATCCCTATTTTGAACAGCTGGCAAAACCGGGCACGCCTGAGTAACGCGCTTATTACGGAAAAAACCGCCGAGTACGCCGCCGAAAACGTACGTTTGCAACTGCGCCAGAACATTGAGCTGGCGCACAATAACCTCGAAGCAGCCCAGATTCGTTATAAAACGGCTACTCGCCAGGTAAATGCCTCTAAAGTAGCTTACGACGCCGCGCAAAAACGCTTCGAAAGCGGCAGCGTACACTACGTAGATTTAAACCTGGCCAAAACTAATTACGACAAAGCCCTGAGTAACCAGGTACAAGCCAAGTATGATTACCTTTTCCGGGAAAGAGTATTAAATTTTTACTTGCAGGATACTGCTGCTAAGTAA
- a CDS encoding type II toxin-antitoxin system PemK/MazF family toxin encodes MKVKQFELWIADLNPKIGTETGKIRPVVIIQTDLLNKSHPSTIVCPITTNVQTASDILRVHLTKGTVNVKEDYDIMIDQIRAIDNSRLIHRIGQLDDAVKNKIKQNIKIVLDLD; translated from the coding sequence ATGAAGGTTAAGCAGTTTGAATTATGGATAGCTGATTTAAATCCAAAAATAGGAACTGAAACAGGAAAAATACGACCTGTTGTTATCATTCAGACAGATCTTTTAAACAAATCTCATCCTTCTACAATTGTTTGCCCCATTACCACAAACGTCCAGACTGCATCCGACATATTAAGAGTTCATCTGACTAAAGGAACGGTTAACGTGAAAGAGGATTATGACATCATGATTGACCAGATTAGAGCAATCGACAACTCTAGACTTATACATAGAATTGGTCAGTTGGATGATGCCGTAAAAAATAAGATAAAGCAGAATATAAAAATTGTGCTGGACTTGGATTAA
- a CDS encoding type II toxin-antitoxin system HigB family toxin, producing MRVIAKRTLRDFWEKHADSEQQLKAWYNEAEQANWQSPNEIKKDYPSASILEDNRMVFNIKGNNYRLIVRINYKYGLIWIRFIGTHAEYDKVDVTKI from the coding sequence GTGCGAGTAATAGCAAAACGAACTCTGCGGGATTTCTGGGAAAAGCATGCCGATAGTGAGCAGCAACTAAAAGCTTGGTATAATGAAGCAGAACAGGCCAACTGGCAGTCGCCAAACGAGATAAAGAAAGACTATCCTTCCGCTAGTATCTTAGAAGATAATAGAATGGTCTTCAATATCAAGGGAAATAACTACAGGTTAATCGTCAGAATCAACTACAAGTATGGTTTAATATGGATTCGGTTCATCGGGACGCACGCCGAATACGATAAAGTGGACGTTACTAAAATTTAA
- a CDS encoding helix-turn-helix domain-containing protein gives MNVKLIKTEEDYQVALQRLEEIFSAEPDAPEGDELEVLSFLIDSYEKEHFPIEVPDPIEAVKFRMEQLGIKQKDLAEVLGFKSRVSEVLNRKRKLTLEMIRNLHKRLNIPTNVLIQEY, from the coding sequence ATGAACGTTAAGCTAATAAAAACAGAAGAAGATTACCAAGTGGCCCTGCAAAGGCTGGAAGAAATATTTAGCGCTGAACCGGACGCACCGGAGGGCGACGAACTAGAGGTACTTTCTTTCCTAATTGACTCTTATGAGAAGGAACACTTCCCAATTGAAGTACCAGACCCGATTGAGGCGGTAAAGTTCAGAATGGAGCAACTCGGCATTAAGCAGAAAGACCTAGCCGAAGTGCTAGGCTTCAAGAGTAGGGTAAGTGAAGTGTTAAACAGAAAAAGGAAATTAACTTTAGAAATGATACGGAATCTCCACAAAAGACTGAACATTCCGACAAATGTGCTTATCCAGGAATACTAA
- a CDS encoding GNAT family N-acetyltransferase, whose product MTTQSITLAKTQEEDLNLFFQFQLDPEANYLAAFTPKDPTDKTAYLAKYLKHIADPTIQSQTIRVNQEIVGSIAKFMRDHDAELTYWIDRKYWGQGIATAALQTFLQLEKTRPIHARVAFDNYGSQKVLEKNGFVKIGTDKGFANARQAEIAEYIYKLSD is encoded by the coding sequence ATGACTACCCAAAGTATTACCCTGGCTAAAACTCAAGAAGAAGATTTAAATCTATTTTTTCAATTTCAACTGGACCCGGAAGCCAATTATTTAGCCGCTTTCACCCCGAAAGACCCAACCGACAAAACGGCTTACCTGGCAAAGTATCTAAAGCATATAGCTGACCCAACTATCCAGTCGCAAACCATCCGCGTGAATCAGGAAATTGTGGGAAGCATTGCCAAATTTATGAGGGACCATGACGCAGAATTAACGTACTGGATCGACCGGAAATACTGGGGACAGGGCATTGCCACAGCGGCGCTGCAAACCTTTTTGCAACTAGAAAAAACCAGACCTATTCATGCACGGGTGGCTTTTGACAATTATGGCTCCCAGAAGGTATTAGAGAAAAACGGTTTTGTAAAAATTGGTACGGATAAAGGCTTTGCTAATGCCCGACAAGCAGAAATTGCAGAATACATTTATAAACTTTCCGACTGA